Part of the Synergistaceae bacterium genome, GGCGTCCTACAGATAGAATCGGCAGAGACTGAGGCGTTTTCAACGGAAGACCTCAGTAAGCTGGGCATAGTCGCGTTTATACTCTCCCAGGCTATCGTCGGATTTATGAAAGAATGTTGCGTCCCGGAGCATGGGAAGTCACCGGAATGATCCTCATCGACATGCATGTCCACAGCACGTATTCGGATGGCACCTTTACTGTCGGGGCTATCGTACATGCTGCGAAGAAGCGACATCTGTCACTGTTAAGTCTTACTGACCACGACACCACGGACGGGCTTCTCCCGTTCAGGCTGGCATGTGAGGAATATGGGGTCCAGGGATTATCTGGGATCGAGCTGTCCGCAGATTCAGATCATACCCTGCATATTCTGGGTTTTCGCATAGTTCCGGACAATACCGAACTTGAGCGCAAGCTTGATGATATAAGAAATTACCGTGACGTGAGAAACGCGGAGATATGCAAAAAATTACAGGCAGACGGACTTGATATTTTACTTGAAGATGCGAAGGCACTCTCCGGGGGTCAGGTCGTCGCGCGTCCTCATATCGCGCGCCTGATGATTCAGAAGGGCTACGTATCGACGATGGCGGAGGCATTCATAAAATATCTCGGTCCCGGGGGACGGGCTTATGTCTCCCGCGCGAGGCTCTCCGCGGAGGAATGCATATCCCTGATCAACGGAGCCGGAGGCCTTGCAGTGCTTGCCCATCCGGCTCAGACTCGTCTTGACGACGACGGACTCGGCAAACTTATCTCAAGGCTCAGGGACTGCGGGTTATGGGGTATTGAAGCTCTTTATCCGGGGCACAGCCCGGAGCAGATATACAGTTTTCTTTCGTTGGCGGATAAGTTCGGGTTATATCCGACTGCCGGATCAGATTTTCATGGGGGCTGCGGACAGGATGCGGATCTGGGCATACCTGTCAGCGAGGATTTTATACCCTGGGCAAGGCTGGGAGTGAAAATATAAACGCCGTCAAATGATCGCCAGAGCAAGGGATACCCTGAATAATAAAAAATATATAAAGATGTTTGTTCCGGGGATTTAAAACCGGCTTACAGAATTCAGCTGTAGTTTTATAAAATATTTCAAGGGGGAATATATAATGCACAAGATCATGGATTTTCGCAGTGATACGGTTACAAAGCCTTCCGACGAAATGCGCCGCGTCATTGCATCGGCGGAGGTTGGGGATGATATTTACGGCGACGACCCCTCCTCAAACGCGCTTGCGGCATACGCGGCAGAACTGACGGGTATGGATGCCGCTATATACGCCTGTTCCGGCACTATGGGCAATCTGCTTGCTTTTGTATCGGCTGGTCGCCACGGAGAGAGCCTGCTTGCCGGTAAACGTTCGCACGTATGGAACGCCGAGGTCGGCGGGTTTTCAGCAGTCGCCGGCCTCTGTCCCTATCCGCTGGATGACGACGAAGGCATCCCCAAAGCAGAGGATATAGCTCCGGCCAGCCGTGCTGACGGTAACATCCACCATCCCGAAACCACCATTCTTGCTCTTGAAAACACTCATAACTATACCGGCGGGATAGCCGTCGATCCGGCACGTTTTGCGGCAACGGCACGGGAGGGACGCAGGCAGGGCTTCCATGTACACCTTGACGGAGCGCGCATTTTCAACGCATCTGTCTATTACGGCGTTGATGTAAGAGAGTTCACGAAAGAGGTCGACTCAGTACAGTTCTGCCTCTCGAAGGGGCTGGGGGCTCCGATGGGTTCTATGCTCTGCGGGTCACACGATTTCATTGAACGCGCTAAAAAGTGGCGCAAACGTATTGGAGGTGCGCAGCGTCAGCTCGGTATCGCCGCCGCAGCGGGACTTTATGCCCTCAGGAACAATATCCCGCGCCTTGCAGAGGACCACAGCCACGCACAACTTCTTGCAGATCTGCTTAAAAAGGGCGGAGTAAAGGTCGAGCCTACGCCTAACATGACGAACATGGTGTTCTTCCCGCTTGACCCGCATCATCCTTCAGATGATGATTTTGAGGCCCGCTGCAAAGACCGCGGACTCCTTTTAAATATGATAAACCCGCGCCGCGTCCGCCTGGTCACGCATATTGACGTGGACAGGGATGATGTTGAACGTGCCGCGGCGGTGATAATTGAGGTCATGTCGGCGTGACGGGATCTTTTGTCCGCTCCGATGCGGAGTCCCTTTCATTATGGGCTCTTGATGAGGCTAAGCGCGGAGGAGCATCGGCTGCCGACGTCCTCTACTCCGAAGGTGCGGGGGCCAGCCTGTCCATGATGGATGGCGAAGTGGAGGAGTGCGTCACTGGTTTCACCGCAGGAATCGGAGTGAGGACCATCATGTCCGATGGCAGGCAGGGCATAGCCTACGGTAACAGGTTGGATAGTTCTTCGGTCAGGGACCTTATCGAGTGGAGCCTGTTCAACTGCCGTAATTCCGAGCCGGAAGAGGGCATAATGCTTTACGACGGTAAGCTTGCGGAGGATCCGGCTGTTGAGCTTGAAGACCCGCGGATCGCTCAGATAACGCCCCTGGAACGGCTTGATATGTGCGCGCGTATGACGGAGATGGCCAGAGGTAAGGACAGTCGTATTATATCTGTCCGGAGCGCCGCGTGGAATGACGGTTGGGGTGCCTCCTTCTACTGCACGACAACAGGGCTTGCCGGCTGGGAACGCGGCAGCAGTGCAAGCTGCGGCGTTACGGTGCTTGCCAGGGAGGGAGAGTTTATCGAAATAGGCGGATATGGCATTGAATCACGCCGTTTTGACGAACTCGATGTAAAAAAGACTGCGGATCTGGCCGTATCAAGGACGGTGTCTGCGCTTGGCGGCACACTGATACCGACCGGAGTTTATACGATAATGATAGAGCCTGAGGTTGCGGCTTCGCTTGTAGATGTGATAGGAGATCT contains:
- a CDS encoding threonine aldolase — encoded protein: MMHKIMDFRSDTVTKPSDEMRRVIASAEVGDDIYGDDPSSNALAAYAAELTGMDAAIYACSGTMGNLLAFVSAGRHGESLLAGKRSHVWNAEVGGFSAVAGLCPYPLDDDEGIPKAEDIAPASRADGNIHHPETTILALENTHNYTGGIAVDPARFAATAREGRRQGFHVHLDGARIFNASVYYGVDVREFTKEVDSVQFCLSKGLGAPMGSMLCGSHDFIERAKKWRKRIGGAQRQLGIAAAAGLYALRNNIPRLAEDHSHAQLLADLLKKGGVKVEPTPNMTNMVFFPLDPHHPSDDDFEARCKDRGLLLNMINPRRVRLVTHIDVDRDDVERAAAVIIEVMSA
- a CDS encoding TldD/PmbA family protein is translated as MTGSFVRSDAESLSLWALDEAKRGGASAADVLYSEGAGASLSMMDGEVEECVTGFTAGIGVRTIMSDGRQGIAYGNRLDSSSVRDLIEWSLFNCRNSEPEEGIMLYDGKLAEDPAVELEDPRIAQITPLERLDMCARMTEMARGKDSRIISVRSAAWNDGWGASFYCTTTGLAGWERGSSASCGVTVLAREGEFIEIGGYGIESRRFDELDVKKTADLAVSRTVSALGGTLIPTGVYTIMIEPEVAASLVDVIGDLFCSPEIHKGRSMMKGRLGSAVASSCITLIDDGRIPWKAGSGPWDSEGVPTGRTILIKDGIAQSFLYNLQYAWKDGVRSTGNASRDMSSLPDVGTSNIFLEAGVETPGTLQSRIKHGLYVTEFMGLHTIDPISGDFSIGAKGLMIENGELTKPVSGVTIASNLMDFLGSIVAVGSDLEFFGAVGAPTLVVEDVVIAGR
- a CDS encoding PHP domain-containing protein, encoding MLRPGAWEVTGMILIDMHVHSTYSDGTFTVGAIVHAAKKRHLSLLSLTDHDTTDGLLPFRLACEEYGVQGLSGIELSADSDHTLHILGFRIVPDNTELERKLDDIRNYRDVRNAEICKKLQADGLDILLEDAKALSGGQVVARPHIARLMIQKGYVSTMAEAFIKYLGPGGRAYVSRARLSAEECISLINGAGGLAVLAHPAQTRLDDDGLGKLISRLRDCGLWGIEALYPGHSPEQIYSFLSLADKFGLYPTAGSDFHGGCGQDADLGIPVSEDFIPWARLGVKI